A region of Chitinophaga horti DNA encodes the following proteins:
- a CDS encoding acyl-CoA thioesterase, producing the protein MFTATTQIRVRYGETDQMGYLYYGNYALYFEVGRAEAIRQLGFTYRELEERGIIMPVAELNIKYLRPALYDDLITVKTTLRELPPAHKIQFHTELFNEKGELLNVGVTTLVFLDAATRQKTPLPEPLKEKLTPYFT; encoded by the coding sequence ATGTTTACAGCAACGACGCAAATCAGGGTGAGATATGGGGAAACCGACCAGATGGGCTATCTCTATTATGGCAATTACGCTTTGTATTTTGAAGTGGGCAGGGCCGAGGCGATCCGCCAGTTAGGCTTTACCTATCGTGAACTGGAAGAGCGGGGCATCATTATGCCGGTGGCCGAACTCAATATCAAATACCTGCGGCCCGCGCTGTACGACGATCTGATAACGGTTAAGACCACGCTGCGCGAATTACCGCCTGCGCATAAGATCCAGTTTCATACGGAACTGTTCAACGAAAAAGGGGAGTTGCTGAACGTGGGCGTTACCACACTCGTGTTCCTGGATGCCGCCACGCGACAAAAAACGCCGCTGCCGGAACCGTTGAAAGAAAAATTGACGCCTTACTTTACTTAA
- a CDS encoding DoxX family protein: MKKLFSTSFSDNAVHFSMLGLRLALGIFMILNHGWPKLMMNFAHLAQKFNDPLGVGKSASLGMAVFAEVFCSVFLILGLFTRLALVPLLILTAVIVFRIHLHDGSGKLELPVFYLVGYLVLMFCGPGRVSIDGMIGK, encoded by the coding sequence ATGAAAAAACTTTTTTCCACCTCATTTTCCGACAATGCGGTACACTTTTCTATGCTGGGTTTACGCCTGGCCCTCGGTATTTTCATGATATTGAACCATGGCTGGCCTAAGCTGATGATGAATTTTGCGCACCTGGCACAAAAGTTCAATGATCCGTTGGGTGTTGGCAAGTCGGCTTCCCTGGGTATGGCTGTATTTGCAGAAGTATTTTGTTCTGTGTTTCTCATACTCGGACTGTTCACCAGGCTGGCGCTGGTACCATTACTGATCTTAACGGCGGTGATCGTGTTCAGGATCCATTTGCATGATGGTTCCGGCAAACTGGAGCTTCCGGTGTTTTACCTGGTTGGTTACCTGGTGCTGATGTTTTGTGGTCCGGGCCGCGTATCTATCGACGGCATGATTGGTAAATAA